The sequence tgccCGACCCCCCGGGCCGACGCCGATGCCTCTCTCAAATGCCTGATCAGCGAGTGGGACCTGCGGATCCGGGAGCGGCTGGGCGACGGCTGCTTTGGGGTCGTGCATCGCGCCGAGTGGAGCACACCTGGCGGGGGAGTGGTACGTTTTCACCCCTCCGACTCCAGTTCCTTTGCTTCTCTACCTGTTGGACAGCCGCCCTCTGGACCTGGGACGTTCCCAGTTGTATCTGAGCTGAGCCGTCGTTGCTGggctgtttgcttgtttatttcaggggtgggggaacctgtcGAGGGCCGCATCCCATCTATTGGGGGCCGCTTTCAAGGAGTGGGCGGGGCCACAGCCCAAAGGGGGCGGggccaccctttccccccccctttctatccCAACCTTTTCTCTCTGGGCTTTTCTGCCCGCCACAAAAAAAGGACAATTTAAGGTCGTCTAGCGTTACGTTTGGgataagggtggcgctgtgggttaaaccacagagcctaggactcgctgatcagaaagtcagcggtttgaatccccgccatggggtgagctcccgttgctcggtccctgctcctgccaacctagcagttcgaaagcactaagtgcaagtagataaataggtaccactccggcgggaaggtaaacggcgtttccgtgcgctgctctggttcgccagaagaggcttagtcctgctggccacatgacccggaagctgtactccggctccctcggccaataaagcgagatgagcgccgcaaccccagagttggccacgactggacctaacggtcaggggtccctttacctttactagcgtTACGTTATATCCTCCCCTTCCTCCAGAGGAAACCCCAAACAAGCCCATTCCATCCTCGCGACAACCCTGTTGGGTAGGGATGCACAAGAGGTTGTGATTTGCCTgtgcgagcttcatggctgagtaggaatttgaacccaagCCTGAGCCTGGCCGTGTTAAGCGTCAGAGTTGCTAGATAGAAAGACCTTTGGCCTGACATAGTGTGGTCAGAATCCTTCCTTTTCTACCCACCCaatagggaaaggtaaagggacccctgaccattaggtccaggcgtggccgactctggggttgcggcgctcatctcgatttactggccgagggagctggcatacagcttccgggtcatgtggccagcaggactaagccgcttctggcaaaccagagcagcgcacggaaaggccgtttaccttcccgccagagcggtacctatttatctacttgcactttgacatgcttttgaactgctaggttggcaggagcagggaccgagcaacgggagctcaccctgtcattgcggggattcaaaccgccaaccttctgatcagcaagtcctaggctctgtggtttaacccacagcgccacccatgtcctccaCCCACCCAATAGCTGTCAGTTAATAGAGAGCTTAGTGGAGCCTCCAGTTCTAGTAGCAGTCTACCGTGCAATATCAGACCCTGGtcaaaaatggcaggaaagagctGTAGGCGTCCTGATACCATTGACAGCGGactctcctcctctgtgaatctgcccaaacctcttttaaaggcacCCACGTTCATGGgcgtcactgcctcttgtggcggggagttccacaggttatgcgcaaagaaggacttccttttatccaCCCTGAATCTTTTCACTGGGTGTCCTAGGGttacgagagagggaggaaaactttcccCTATCCTCTTGCCATGCATAATGCGGTAAATTTCCACTCTTTCACTTTTTGGTTGCCTTTTCTCAAACGCTTTCCAAATTCCAgaatattgttgctgttgttatatttattaaattcctatacggtggtaccttggttctcaaacttgatccattccggaagtctgttccaaaaccaaagcatggtcCAAAAcgaaggtgcactttcccatagaaatgtAACGCAAAggggattaatctgttccagacttttaaaaacaaccccttaaaaaaacagcaatttaacatgaattttactatctaacgagatcattgatccataaaatgaacgcaataatcaatgtactgtactataaaagaaataagacagtattgtagatgataaaaatttaatttttttccttacctgcactgatgatagtcattgtttgaatgggttttttttatccatttccgcagtcacacaatcaatcaatctatctatctatctatctatctatcagtagctgaactgggttccacacagtcacacacaaaaattaaccgaaaaagcctcaaaaacaaaaacgcaaaataaatagcaaaaacaaaagtgccaaacttaacccagaagtccgttcgacttctgaaacgttcagaaaccaaggcgtggcttctgattggtgctggcaccccggaaacaatagctgacagccgcttcggacattcggcttccaaaaaacattcgaaatccggaacacttacttccgggttttcggcgtttgggaaccaaggtaccactgtatcaccttTCATCCGACGATCACAGGGGTGGTTTAAAATTCAAAAAAATCCTCTTTCAGGCGAGGCGACCAGAACTCCGCTGGTTTCTACTGGGCGATTCTTTGATCTGACctctttttccccttccccagaaACCCGTCGCCGTCAAATCCCTGCGCTCTGACGTCTCCTGCGACCCGGGCGCCCTGATCGATTTCCTCAACGAGGTCAACGCCATGTGCTGCCTGAACCACCCCAACCTTCTACGCCTCCATGGGGTGGTCCTAACTCAGCCCCTCAAAATGGTAAAGATTTGAgacttcatgttgttgttgttgagtcatgtccacctcttcgtgaccccctggaccagaggacgccaggccctcctgtcttccactgcctcccgtagtttggtcaaactcatgctggtcccttcgagaagactgtcccaccatctcgtcctccatcgtccccttctccttgtgccctccatctttcccaacatcagggtcttttccagggagtcttctcttctcatgaggtggccaaagtcttggagcctcagcttcaggatctgtccttccagtgagcactcagggctgatttccttcagaatccataggtttgatcttcttgcagtccatgggactctcaagactctcctccagcaccagaattcaaaagcatccattctccagcgatcagccttctttatggtccagctcccacttccatacataataataaatttttcatttgtaccccgcccatctggctggctctccccagccactctgggcggcttccaacaaagattaaaaatgcattaaaatatcacacatataaaatcttccctgaacagggctgccttcagatacaaAGGacgtcacatgcaaaggaagtatctCCCAGCCCAGGAGCAAACAGGGAGTtgtcaactggctggaccaaacattcccctgcatgtccactctaggaaaacaaggaatgttgtacttgactgctccttatgtatcacatcccacagttcccgcgttgcagagggttgggctagatgaccgctggaGGGCCCCTTCCAATGCGGTGGGCTCTTTTTAATCCAGCCCTGCCTCTCTGCCTCCCCATAGGTGACTGAGCTGGCCCCCCTGGGCGCCCTCTACGACCGCCTCCGgccccccttccctctccaccAGCTCTGGAGCTACGCCCTGCAAGTCGCCCAGGGAATGTCGTACCTCGAATCCAAGCTCTTTGTCCACCGCGACCTGGCCGCTCGCAACATCCTCCTGGCCTCCGAGGAGACGGTCAAGATCGGCGACTTTGGGCTCATGAGGCCACTGTCCAGCAAGAGTGACCGCTACATCATGTCTGCGCACCGGCGCATACCGTtcgcctggtaggaatttttgaACCCATcctgcaaaaatatatatctatatatatgtataaCCCCACCCTGGGGCAAAGGGATCTGAGCCACATTCCCACAAcagttctttctttcaaaaattaAGATCTGAATAGAACGTTTTCAGAATGCAATTCGAACCCAGGTCCCAGTcctctgctctaaccactgcaccgcgCTGCCTGCACTTTACCATGGGGTTGTTCTGATtggctctccctcccctcctccgcctcctcagGTGCGCCCCAGAGAGCCTGCGCATGGGGGTCTTCACCAGCGCCTCCGATGTGTGGATGTTCGGTGTCACCCTCTGGGAAATGTTCTCCTACTGCGAAGAACCTTGGATGGGATACTCCGGACGGcaggtaataataacaataacaataataataataatggttttggtttaagaacggacttccggaacggattaaatttgtaaaccgaggtaccactgtactgtttttagaatttttttcggaatattttgatttgttttaaaacatttttgcttttctgtggTATATCTATTTGCTGGTAAATCTTTTTTCCCCAAGCTCCTTGGGAAGGAAcgttgagaaataataataataataataataataataataataataaaaaatttatttataccctgcccatctggctgggtttccccagccactctgaggaatacaataacctattaaacactaaaatacaataacctattaaacattaaaagcttccctaaagagggctgcctacagatgtcttctaaaagtctggtagttgtttttctctttgacatctggtgggagggagttccacagggcaggcgccaccactgagaaggccccctgcctggttccctgtaaccttacttctcgcagggagggaactgccagaaggcccttggagctggacctcagtatccgggcatgCAGTGGAGACGCTcattcagggatactgggcctttgaggccgtttggggctttcaaggtcagcaccaacactttgagttgtgttGTAAAAATCTCTGCACACAAACCGCCTGGCCGGCAGCTTCTTGTGGGCATAAGCACAGAATaatggacacatgacccggaagctgtacgccggctccctcggccaataaagcgagatgagcaccgcaaccccagagtcggccacgactggacctaatggtcaggggtccctttacctttaccatggcaCATCATCTTCATTACGTTCTCTTTAAGAGccacacatgctgtaaattttattgtttttgtccatagtttttcccatCTCTCAAAATCAATGTTATGTCCCAGATCCTGAGCCCATCTTATCATAATACTTTTAACCTCCACATCAGAACCGGCCTCTTTTAACCCTCAAGAAACCGTGTCCCTGCTTAACCTCATTCTTCGCCAGTGACTCCCAGGTTTGTGCAGACAATCAGGAGATTATTGTGACCCCAGATGACCTTTTGTGATTCAAGTTTCATTCATCTGTGAACTTTTGCAGTACAGCCTCAGGGAAGACCCAGTTTCTTTAACCACACACCCCGTCACGCGCGACATAAGCAATATTAGGATAAGTGCAATGGCCTAATTTACAGGGCGGCGTTTGATTCTTTCTTTCCATCGCCctgaaaaaaggaggaggaggaatataaACCGGCCACAGAAATGGAACAAAATTTGCACGTACATTTTAGTTCTTTATTGCAGTTCTAGACCCCAGCAATAAAAGATTATGGGAGAGGATTTGCCCCAGCAAATTATCTgtcaaaattgttgttgttgtttagtcgtttagtcgtgtccgcctcttcatgaccccctggaccagagcacgccaggcactcctgtcttccactgccttccgcagtttggtcaaactcatgttggtagcttctatgacactctccaaccatctcatcctctgtcacccccttctccttgggccctccatctttcccagcatcagggtcttttccagggagtcttctcttctcatgaggaggccaaagtcttggagcctcagcttcaggatctgtccttccagtggctccaagactttggccacctcatgagaagagaagactccctgaaaaagaccctgatgttgggaaagatggagggcacaaggagaaggggacgacagaggacgagatggtgggacagtgttcttgagcctgccaacatgagtttgaccaaactgcgggaggcaatggaagacaggagggcctggcgtgctctggtccagggggtcacaaagaggcggacacgactaaacgactaaacaacaacaacaatatctattgcccagtgtgtcatacAGCCTTTGAcaagctcatcttttgtttcccaatcTAATAACACattgtacattttagataaaagttttttttctttataacTTGTTTTAGAGTTCTTTACGATTTGCCTGtatggttttttaatgtttttataccgTCGTTCCCTCTGTGAGATGTGAGTATTATAATTTTCTGCTGCCTGGCCATGAAACATAACTTTTGCGTGCTTTTAATGGAAGTTTACATCTGGTGCAAATGTAGAGAAACGGCAACCTAAATGCTGTCGTTTTCCATTCTTTCCTCCCCGACCAGATCATGTTGAAGATTGACAGGGAAGGCCGGCGGTTGGAACGCCCCGATGACTGCCCCCGAGAAATCCACGCCCTGGCAATGAAATGTTGGGCCCACAACCCAGAGGACAGACCCCGCTTCCGGGAGATTGTCAGCCTTCTGCAAGAGGTGAGAGAATGGAAACCGTCGGCGGCTAGGCTGACCTGGGTGCAAATTTCTCCGGTAAAAAATgaggctttaataataataataataataaatttttatttataccccgcccttcccggttcagaaaactgggctcagggcggctagcaacaaatttaaaacacttaattgatgcaacaacaaaaaaccagcataaaatacagtataaaatgtgaataacaataaattcagaattcaaaaatcaacttaggggggaaatccgtccaataaacattaggtgatccccagggctagctggctaaattagtcctatttgggccagtgaggagaccaggggagaattagctgtgggatcccagagcaggtaatcttcataaaaaggggagggggaggggaggaaggggaataaaagatcaggctgaattcaaattaaaggccaggtggagtagctctgtcttacaggtcctatggaaggaagttaaatcctgcagggccctggtctcatgggacagagcattccaccaggtcggagccaccactgagaaggccctggtcctggtggaggataatctgacatCCTTAGggccctctaaactatgattattcattgaccttaaggtcctctgcgggggaGACCAGGAGAgccagtcccgtaggtacgagggtcctaggccgtgaagggctttaaaggtcaaaaccagcaccttaaatctgaccctgtactccaccagaggccagtgcaactggtaaagcccTGGGTGAATAttctcccatggcagggaccccgtgaggagcctcgctgcagcattctgcacccgctggagtttctgggacagcttcaagggcagccccacatagagtgaattacagtagtcaagcctggaggtgactttGCATGGGTCCCAAAATGGGCAGCAGCACCCCCTGGGGCCATGGAATTACCTGGCTGGGGGGGccctaagaggcaagggggtggcAGGGGGCAGAGCATCTGAATCTTAggcttgtgggttcgagccccgtgcttggcaaagattcctgcattgccggggttgagctagatgaccctcagggtcccctgGGCATCGTCTCCACCGTCCTGTCTCTCCCTCCAACGCAGCTCCGTCCCAAGGAAGTGAAGGCGTCCCAGGATCTGAACGAACCCGGCTGGCTGCGCCTGGAGGCAAACGATGGCATCACGGTGATCGAAGGCAGGTGAGTCCAGGACGCCTGGGTCCTCTTTGGAAGCGGGGCATTGGGGCCCGAGGAAACCCTTTTCTAAAGACTCCTTCCTGCGACCACGGCAGTTCCCTCCTTGTGTCGTGACCTGGCTTTCGTGATGTTGATTTTTCAAGTATCTAGTCCACAGTCTGTACCTCCCTCTGGCAGTTATCTCCCTTCGTTCTCTATATAAGCTTTATTGCTAttgccttctccttcctccctccctccctcccttctccctatctctttctttctttctttctttctttctttctttctttctttctttctttcgtctcTCTCTCCATCCATCAAGAGAGGCTATTATGTTTGacgtttaatgtttgatgtttaatcgtgtttttaatattctgttgggagccaccaagagtggctggagaaacacagccaaatgggcagggtataaataaataaataaataaataaataaataaataaataaataaatataataatagtagtagtaataataccccaccatctggctgagtttccccagacactctgggcagttcccaatcaaatattaaaaagacaaaacagcattattattattattattattattattattattattattacacacagCCTGGATAAAGTGGGCAGAGaaacattttcctccctctcttgtgAACCTGAATGTTGGGGTGCTGGAGGAGCGCAGTTGGTCGAGcgtgagactcctaatctcagggtcgtgtgtTCGAGcttcatgttgggcaaaaagattccaaaATTGccgaggaattttgaaccccaaggatggggtgacaaggacttttaaaactttcccaccatatcccagaagaCAGtttgtacagcatcattgctacatcactgacatgtcaccaaGGGTCcagggaggggtagacaggggttgcACTAGTTTAaacttggcaaacatgtccagacaagtccttgttGCAAGATTGCCATAAGCAGAGACGtcagggcaagacccaggtataagatGAGCAGAGGaaaacacctctgaagtcccaccacccaaagtacaagagaacttcctttgcatgtctggcccCTTGGCAAGTCTGGTGATGGGATTTGGCTTTCCTTGGgcaacaatcagctcagcaattgtcacctctgggagcTTCCTGGAGTCCCTATTTGTGAAGGGCAACATAGTGttgaaatggaggaaactggcaaaggagttgattttatattattttatatttatattagtacgtttccgagcacaattcaaagtgttggtgttgacctttaaagccctaaacggcctcggtccagtatgcctgaaggagtgtctccacccccatcgtccagcccagacactgaggtccagctctgagggcctcctggcggttccctcattgcgagaagtgaggttacagggaaccaggcagagggccttctcggtggtggcacccgctctgtggaacgccctcccaccagatgtcaaaaagaacaactaccaccaaacttttagaagacacctaaaggcagccctgtttagggaagcttttaatgtttaataggttattgaattttagtgttttgcgcccagagtagctggggaaacccagccagatgggcggagtataaataacaaattattattattattattattattattattattattattattattaaagctaggtaacttgcctgagctgtcaagttgaaaggatacattcaggcataatatttgtaacatttaacaactttaaagatgtggggCCCCCCCATAATTTCCGTAACACTGGAAACCGCAGGACAGGAGAGTGGCTCTTGAGTCCGAATCCTGCTTGCGGATTTCCcattgggccactgtgagaaaaggagacTAGGTttgataggccattggcctgatcctgcggaCTCATGTTCTGCGGTGGTTGGTGAAGCATCGGGTGGGGCAGGGATTGATCTCTCTGACCCACACGCTCTCTCTCTTCCAGCCCCGATTCCTCGACGTGGCGAGGCCAGAACAGGCGGACCCTGAGGGTGGGGATCTTCCCGTCGTCCATAGCAAAGCCGGAGGATGAAGCGCCCCCTGCTGGCACACCGCAGATCAGCCTCCCCATCCGCAGCTCCTTCGTGCACCTGGGACACGGGGACATCGACCCCGAGCGAGGATGGGGCGCTCCGGACCGGATAGAGGAGTACGTCGTcatcaggatggggggggggggaatggagaacGGTCTTCTctagtgtaaggttaccagacgtccccgttccccggggacagtccccagatttacaaaacaGTCCCCTGACAaatgtggacgcgggtggcgctgtgggttaaaccacagagactagggcttgccgatcagaaggtcggcggatcgaatccccgcgacggggtgagctcccgttgctcggtccctgctcctcccaacctagcagttccaaagcacctcaaagtgcaagtagataaataggtaccactccggcgggaaggtaaacggcgtttccgtgcgctgctctggtttgcctgaagtggcttagtcatgctggccacatgacccggaagctgtacgccggctcccttggcctatagagcgagatgagcgccacaaccccaaagtcagtcacgactggacctaatgatcaggggtccctttacttttacctttacccctgacaaaatccattgaaattgaaaagtgtccccgc comes from Podarcis raffonei isolate rPodRaf1 chromosome 13, rPodRaf1.pri, whole genome shotgun sequence and encodes:
- the TNK1 gene encoding non-receptor tyrosine-protein kinase TNK1, with the translated sequence MAPDDGTDWLLQLLSEIQLEQFYGKIRNELHVTRPGHFDYVKPADLERIGMGRPGQRRLEEALKRRKPQGQRPMSWVYKMFTGTRIPESDEAPSPAQPCPTPRADADASLKCLISEWDLRIRERLGDGCFGVVHRAEWSTPGGGVKPVAVKSLRSDVSCDPGALIDFLNEVNAMCCLNHPNLLRLHGVVLTQPLKMVTELAPLGALYDRLRPPFPLHQLWSYALQVAQGMSYLESKLFVHRDLAARNILLASEETVKIGDFGLMRPLSSKSDRYIMSAHRRIPFAWCAPESLRMGVFTSASDVWMFGVTLWEMFSYCEEPWMGYSGRQIMLKIDREGRRLERPDDCPREIHALAMKCWAHNPEDRPRFREIVSLLQELRPKEVKASQDLNEPGWLRLEANDGITVIEGSPDSSTWRGQNRRTLRVGIFPSSIAKPEDEAPPAGTPQISLPIRSSFVHLGHGDIDPERGWGAPDRIEEKKPKARAVNSNPQNRAGGKQLLQLSRLSKSLESLSDFSVLRTKTRLPAFKPDPPGVPPQQRRFSDLPGPPAQQLEPRGRKPLSRLPNPALPSWALPKPDGPPPGAREKEQRPPRPPPPKGALPPAPSGGQRPTLAEIEKKIKEVEDKVHGATTEECHEALRASGWDVQKASQLLKVNQLFHLSSHSREECRWILEKHRWNLAMASRYVLSRGLRT